ACGTTGCTCGGCGGGGATCAGTGGGCAGCGGACATGGTCGCCGCGTGGTTCCCCGTCGTCGCGACGCTCGCGCTCGGCGTCGTCGTCTACTGGCTCGCCGTGATCGTCAGCGACGACGCTCGTGTCGGGGTCGTGGCGGTCGTCCTACTAGCGATCACTCCACTGCACGCCGTGTACTCGACTATTGGCTTTCTCGAGCACCGGCCGCACCAGTACTTCTGGATCGGCGTGACGATGCTGACGCTCGCGTGGCTGGCCGTCGACCTCGATCAGCGACGGGCCGGAGCACCGACGACGCAAGCGGCGATTCGCGAGCACCTCCAGCAATCGTGGACGTGGGTGGCCGCCGTCGCGCTGGGTCTCGCCATCGCGTTCTCGGTCCACGCCTGGGGTGGAGGTGTCCTGTTGCTCGTTCCCGCTGCGGCGTACGTCGCGCTGAAAGTCGCGGTCGACGTCCGGGCCGGCATTCCGCCAGCGTTGGCGAACTTGCCAGTTCTCGTCGGATTGGGGCTGGGGGCGGTTCTCGCCGCGTTCTTGCACTTCGGCTGGGGGTGGCACGAGGTGTTCACCGCGGCGATCCCGGTGCTTGTGGTCATCGGTGCCGTTGCCGTCGTCGGACTCGGAGAGTTGTGGCGTCGTCTCGAGTGGCCTGCGTGGGGACTCGTCGGCGTCGAGATTGGTTTCGCTGGTTTCGGCCTCCTCACGTTCCGATACCTGCGGCCGGGCGACTGGACCAGGCTCGTCGAACGGGCCAGTGACCTGTTTTTCAGAGGAGGAGCAAGGGAGACGACGTCGTTGTTCTCGGTAGACCAGGCGATCGTCATCGGACCCCTATCGCAGTTCGGAGTCTGGTTCTACATTGCGCTCTTAGTTCTGGGATGGGCCTGCTGGACCTCTGTTCGGCGCTATGCGCCCGGGTGGACGTTACTCTCCGTCTACGGCAGCTTCTGGCTCGTGCTGGCGGCGATCCAGGCTCGCTTCGCCGGGCAGTTGACGATCCCGTTCGCGGTACTCGGTGGGCTAGGCTTCGTCCACCTGCTCGCGTGGGCGAACGTCGCCCGCGTTCCGGCCCCGCTCCGCGGGTCCGACGAGAATGAATCCGGCGATCGGAACACACAGACCGCCGCGGCAGACGGTGGGGGCGCCACGGAAGACGAGCAAGCACGCGAACCGAGTTTCGTCGTCCCGGGAGATACCGTGACGCTCGTCTCGCTCGTCTGGATTTGCTTGCTGATCTTCGGAATGAGCTTGCTGTTTCTCCCGTCGATCGTCGGACAGACGGCGTACAGCGATGGGGAGTTCGAAGCGGCGATGGCTATCGACGACCACGCCGCGGATGTCGATCGGGAGTACCCGGAGAACTTCGTGCTGAGCAACTGGGGCGATAACCGGATGTACAACTACTTCGTCAACGAGGAGGCCGATCGGTACGCATACGCCCTCGACAATTTCGAAGCGTTCCAGACCGATGACGATCCGGACGGCTGGTACGAGGAGTTCGAGGAGAGTCAGGTCGGTTACGTCGTGATGAACGACGAAGACGGAACGTACCCGGAGGAGATTTCGCAGGCGCGGCTCCACGATAACCTCGGAACGGGTGGCGAGGACACCGTACCGCTCGAGCACTACCAGGCGATCTACGTCGGCGACGAAGAGACCGCGTTTGCCGTCGTCCCTGGAGCGACGATCACTGCAACCGTCGAACCGGAAGAGATGGTGTCGATCGAAACCAAGGTGACGGTCTCGGGCGAAACGCTCACGTACGAGCGGGAGGTGACCGCACAACAGGACGGGACGCTGGAAGTGACGGTTCCCTATCCCGGTGATTACACGGTCGGTGATCGCGACGTTACCGTGTCCGCAGCGGATGTCGAGAACGGTTCGACGATCTCTCTCGAGTGACGGTGTCGCCTCTGGTCGGCGTAACGCGTGGCAGGTCTCCTGATGGCTCTGATACCGCCACGGCCGGTATCGTGTGACTATGCGAGATTTCAGCTCGGGCGCTCGTCGAGTGGGTGACCTGTCCCGCGATGTCGTTACAGCTATGACGACGATTTATCCGGCGAAACCTCGACTTTGGGGGTGAAAATATCGATAG
This portion of the Natronobeatus ordinarius genome encodes:
- a CDS encoding MFS transporter — protein: MVEEQDPTTVADATTAFHEEYDDGVHILETLLTIDSEHDTWTFDELPLGSGTFGELVSRGIVTKVDGEYRVSSREGVRAGIEGRPVSVENDRNTGLDFAVPTDLDRRAAAALAAALGVLFATRTLIYSSVIRGEHVVSPSNDPYHYRYWLEELLAESDGIVITDMPERAAETRPLTHAANWLFATLLGGDQWAADMVAAWFPVVATLALGVVVYWLAVIVSDDARVGVVAVVLLAITPLHAVYSTIGFLEHRPHQYFWIGVTMLTLAWLAVDLDQRRAGAPTTQAAIREHLQQSWTWVAAVALGLAIAFSVHAWGGGVLLLVPAAAYVALKVAVDVRAGIPPALANLPVLVGLGLGAVLAAFLHFGWGWHEVFTAAIPVLVVIGAVAVVGLGELWRRLEWPAWGLVGVEIGFAGFGLLTFRYLRPGDWTRLVERASDLFFRGGARETTSLFSVDQAIVIGPLSQFGVWFYIALLVLGWACWTSVRRYAPGWTLLSVYGSFWLVLAAIQARFAGQLTIPFAVLGGLGFVHLLAWANVARVPAPLRGSDENESGDRNTQTAAADGGGATEDEQAREPSFVVPGDTVTLVSLVWICLLIFGMSLLFLPSIVGQTAYSDGEFEAAMAIDDHAADVDREYPENFVLSNWGDNRMYNYFVNEEADRYAYALDNFEAFQTDDDPDGWYEEFEESQVGYVVMNDEDGTYPEEISQARLHDNLGTGGEDTVPLEHYQAIYVGDEETAFAVVPGATITATVEPEEMVSIETKVTVSGETLTYEREVTAQQDGTLEVTVPYPGDYTVGDRDVTVSAADVENGSTISLE